A part of Pseudomonadota bacterium genomic DNA contains:
- a CDS encoding M23 family metallopeptidase codes for MLRNRMRKSFLPGAMLATVFLIAGCSEPWITGKAVDSRPVAVSGPGTVVVQKGDTVYGIARSHDLEIRALIETNGLHPPYALQVGQKLRLPGQRSYTVQKGDTIYGISRQFGVDMRELVQRNGIGSPYTIAVGQKLTLPDGVRPVQTARARKETTSGTSQAVATKHVPQPPPRGQRNFLMPVEGKLIAGFGPKPGGLHNDGINIAAPAGTPVRAAENGVVVYAGNELRGFGNLLLIKHADSWMTAYGHADALLVKRGDVVKRGEKVATVGKSGNVDVTQLHFELRQGARAVDPSRYLAVRSLREAPKQDLAERLAETPG; via the coding sequence ATGCTCCGCAACCGTATGCGAAAAAGTTTTTTGCCGGGTGCGATGCTCGCGACGGTCTTCTTGATTGCCGGCTGCAGCGAACCCTGGATTACCGGCAAGGCGGTTGATTCTCGGCCGGTGGCCGTTTCCGGGCCGGGCACCGTCGTCGTTCAGAAGGGCGACACCGTTTACGGGATCGCCCGCAGCCACGACCTTGAAATTCGCGCCCTCATCGAGACCAACGGTCTTCACCCTCCCTATGCGTTGCAGGTCGGCCAGAAACTGCGGTTGCCCGGGCAGCGCAGCTATACCGTCCAGAAGGGGGACACGATTTACGGCATTTCGCGCCAATTCGGTGTCGACATGCGGGAACTCGTGCAACGAAACGGGATCGGCTCGCCCTATACGATCGCCGTCGGCCAGAAGTTGACGTTGCCGGATGGCGTTCGTCCCGTGCAAACCGCGCGGGCAAGGAAAGAAACGACATCGGGAACAAGTCAGGCGGTGGCCACCAAGCATGTGCCGCAACCGCCGCCGCGGGGACAAAGAAATTTCCTGATGCCGGTGGAGGGGAAGCTGATCGCCGGGTTTGGCCCGAAACCGGGTGGGCTCCACAACGACGGCATCAACATTGCGGCACCGGCGGGTACGCCGGTCCGGGCGGCGGAAAACGGGGTCGTCGTCTATGCCGGTAACGAGTTGCGCGGATTCGGGAACCTTCTGCTCATCAAGCACGCGGATAGCTGGATGACGGCTTATGGCCACGCCGACGCCTTGCTCGTCAAGCGCGGCGATGTCGTAAAGCGCGGCGAGAAGGTGGCAACGGTGGGGAAGTCGGGCAATGTCGATGTGACGCAACTGCACTTCGAGCTCAGGCAGGGTGCCCGGGCGGTGGACCCGTCGCGCTACCTCGCCGTCCGCAGCCTTCGGGAAGCGCCGAAGCAGGATTTAGCGGAGCGACTTGCCGAGACGCCCGGCTAA
- a CDS encoding ATP-binding protein, with protein MEDRFESLLRKIADTLDRIAPAKDATPPRNTADAFIWHADSGEMEGVAAVNRVAIDLLRGIDSQKKALLENTRRFAQGFPANNALLWGARGTGKSSLVKAVHAAVNAEEKGAIALVEVHREEIASLPRLLKLLRQSGRRFILFCDDLSFDGKDTAYKSLKAVLEGGVEGRPENVVFYATSNRRHLMPREMIENERSIEIHGGESVDEKISLSDRFGLWIGFHNCDQPTYLEIVETYANRYALSIAREKLHREALEWSVTRGARSGRVAWQFIQDLAGRLGKSLR; from the coding sequence ATGGAAGATCGCTTCGAATCCCTTCTTCGGAAGATCGCCGATACGCTGGATCGCATAGCGCCGGCCAAGGACGCGACGCCGCCGCGAAACACCGCCGATGCCTTTATCTGGCATGCCGATTCCGGCGAAATGGAGGGGGTGGCGGCCGTTAACCGGGTAGCCATCGATCTCTTGCGCGGAATCGACAGCCAGAAAAAGGCGTTGCTGGAGAACACGCGGCGTTTCGCGCAAGGGTTTCCAGCAAATAACGCGCTTCTGTGGGGAGCAAGAGGAACCGGAAAAAGCTCGCTGGTGAAGGCGGTGCATGCGGCGGTGAACGCGGAGGAGAAAGGCGCGATCGCGCTGGTCGAGGTTCACCGGGAGGAAATCGCTTCCCTGCCGCGCCTCTTGAAGCTTCTCCGCCAGAGCGGACGGCGTTTCATTCTTTTCTGCGATGACCTTTCCTTCGACGGCAAGGACACGGCCTACAAGTCGCTCAAGGCGGTGCTGGAAGGCGGGGTCGAAGGCCGGCCGGAGAATGTCGTCTTTTACGCGACATCGAATCGACGCCACCTGATGCCAAGGGAAATGATCGAGAACGAGCGTTCGATCGAGATTCACGGCGGGGAATCCGTGGACGAAAAAATTTCCCTGTCCGACCGTTTCGGACTGTGGATCGGGTTCCACAACTGCGACCAACCCACCTATCTCGAAATCGTCGAGACCTATGCGAATCGGTACGCCCTAAGCATTGCCCGCGAGAAACTTCACCGCGAGGCCCTGGAATGGTCCGTCACGCGCGGGGCGCGCTCCGGCCGGGTGGCTTGGCAATTCATCCAGGATTTAGCCGGGCGTCTCGGCAAGTCGCTCCGCTAA
- the yajC gene encoding preprotein translocase subunit YajC: MLISPAFAQTGATPSGLEMFLPLILIFVVFYFLLIRPQQKKAKRHREMVGALRRGDKIITAGGILGTIAKIVDENEVLVEIADNVRVRVAKATIGEVLSKPEPVANDDKAKSD, from the coding sequence ATGCTGATTTCGCCCGCTTTTGCCCAAACCGGGGCCACGCCCAGCGGCCTCGAGATGTTCCTGCCGCTTATTCTGATTTTCGTGGTCTTTTATTTTCTTCTCATCCGGCCACAGCAGAAGAAAGCGAAACGGCATCGCGAGATGGTCGGCGCCCTCCGGCGAGGGGACAAGATCATCACGGCGGGCGGCATCCTCGGCACGATTGCAAAGATCGTTGACGAGAACGAGGTTCTGGTTGAAATCGCAGACAACGTACGCGTCCGCGTGGCCAAGGCGACGATTGGGGAGGTGCTTTCGAAACCGGAACCCGTGGCCAACGACGACAAGGCAAAATCGGATTAA
- the secD gene encoding protein translocase subunit SecD: MIYFAKWKIALILGICFLGFVFASPNVIREGALDALPDWLPHKRINLGLDLQGGSHLLLEVDVAAVIRERLELLVDSVRVELRKARVGYKNLGVEGTAVRFDLVDSAQLPAAQKAVESLDSDTTFREEASGRVWLNYTDKAIQERRLAAVEQSIEIVRRRIDETGTREPTIQRQGTDRILVQLPGVKDPERIKALLGKTAKLNFHLVDLSTNVEEALAGRIPAGSQLLPADGAGPDGKPIYYVIRKRVMVSGDTLVDAQPTFEDAQPVVFFKFDSVGARKFGEVTKENIGKPFAIVLDNKVISAPVIRSAILGGSGIISGRFTVEEVKDLALLLRAGALPAPLVILEERTVGPGLGADSIRAGEIACVLGFVFVVLLMWGIYGRFGLMADLALVVNVVLLLALLSLLQATLTLPGIAGIVLTMGMAVDANVLIFERIREESRAGRTPISAIDAGFRRAIMTIIDSNLTTFFATFLLFLFGSGPVKGFAVTLSIGLVTSMFTAITVTRLMMIVWLRATKPKTLPLL, from the coding sequence ATGATCTATTTCGCAAAGTGGAAGATCGCGCTGATTCTCGGGATTTGTTTTCTCGGTTTCGTGTTCGCGTCGCCGAACGTCATCCGGGAAGGTGCGCTCGACGCTTTGCCCGACTGGCTGCCCCATAAGCGCATCAACCTTGGGCTTGACCTGCAGGGGGGCTCCCACCTTCTGCTTGAAGTGGACGTCGCGGCCGTCATACGGGAACGCCTCGAATTGCTTGTGGATAGCGTGCGCGTGGAACTGCGGAAGGCGCGCGTCGGTTATAAAAATCTGGGTGTCGAAGGTACGGCCGTCCGATTCGACCTGGTGGACTCCGCCCAATTACCGGCGGCGCAAAAAGCGGTCGAGTCGCTGGATTCCGACACCACGTTCCGCGAAGAGGCGAGCGGGCGCGTGTGGCTCAACTATACGGACAAAGCAATCCAGGAGCGCCGCCTGGCGGCCGTCGAGCAGTCCATCGAAATCGTCCGTCGCCGCATTGACGAGACGGGCACTCGCGAGCCGACGATTCAACGCCAGGGGACGGACCGCATTCTTGTTCAGCTTCCGGGCGTGAAAGACCCGGAGCGAATCAAGGCGCTGCTTGGCAAGACCGCCAAACTGAATTTTCATCTGGTTGATCTGTCAACCAACGTAGAAGAGGCCTTGGCCGGACGAATCCCGGCGGGCTCGCAATTGCTGCCTGCCGATGGTGCCGGCCCGGATGGAAAACCCATCTATTACGTCATCCGCAAGCGGGTCATGGTGTCTGGCGACACACTGGTGGACGCCCAGCCGACTTTCGAGGATGCCCAGCCGGTCGTTTTCTTCAAATTCGATTCGGTGGGGGCGAGGAAATTCGGGGAGGTGACGAAGGAAAATATCGGCAAGCCCTTTGCCATCGTGCTGGATAACAAGGTCATCAGTGCCCCGGTGATCCGTTCGGCGATCCTGGGCGGCAGCGGCATCATCAGCGGCCGCTTCACGGTGGAAGAAGTGAAGGATCTGGCGCTGTTGCTGCGCGCCGGCGCCCTTCCGGCACCCCTCGTGATTCTGGAGGAACGCACCGTAGGGCCGGGGCTTGGGGCCGACTCGATCCGCGCCGGCGAAATTGCTTGCGTGCTTGGTTTCGTGTTTGTCGTGCTTCTCATGTGGGGGATTTACGGCCGCTTCGGCCTCATGGCGGACCTGGCGCTCGTTGTAAACGTGGTGCTGCTCTTGGCCCTTCTCTCTCTTTTGCAGGCGACGCTGACGCTTCCGGGTATCGCCGGCATCGTGCTTACGATGGGGATGGCGGTGGATGCCAACGTGCTGATCTTCGAACGCATCCGGGAGGAGAGCCGAGCGGGGCGGACACCGATCTCGGCAATCGATGCCGGCTTCCGGCGCGCGATCATGACGATTATCGACTCGAATCTGACGACCTTCTTTGCCACGTTCCTTTTGTTCCTTTTCGGGTCCGGGCCCGTCAAGGGCTTTGCGGTGACGCTTTCCATCGGGCTTGTGACCTCGATGTTCACGGCCATCACCGTGACGCGGTTGATGATGATTGTATGGCTTCGCGCTACCAAACCGAAGACGTTGCCGCTGTTGTAG
- the secF gene encoding protein translocase subunit SecF has translation MLNLLSKTPNFKFMRWRLVFFAFSVTLMLGSIGSYFARGLNFGIDFEGGILVEVRTPKPADLAAMRGTLNGLGLGEVELQEFGAPTDVLIRLQMQEGGEEAQQRVVEAVRGVLGKDVEYRRVEFVGPKVGSELIRAGVISVLLAMASIMIYVWFRFEWQFGVCAVIALLHDVTATAGIFSLFQMEFNLTTVAALLTIAGYSINDTVVIYDRVRENLRKYKRMPLEELFNLSINETLSRTLRTSTTTLVAVLALYLFGGKVISGFSFAMLFGIIVGTYSSICVALPMVLHLNIRRDGEGSAQAVEKAPV, from the coding sequence ATGTTGAACCTTCTTTCGAAGACGCCGAATTTCAAATTCATGCGCTGGCGCCTGGTTTTCTTCGCCTTCTCGGTGACGCTCATGCTGGGTTCGATTGGTTCCTATTTCGCGCGAGGCTTGAACTTCGGAATCGATTTCGAAGGCGGCATTCTTGTCGAAGTGCGGACACCAAAACCCGCTGACCTGGCCGCGATGCGCGGCACGCTTAACGGCTTGGGTCTAGGCGAGGTGGAGCTTCAGGAATTCGGCGCGCCGACGGATGTTCTCATTCGCCTGCAAATGCAGGAAGGCGGCGAGGAGGCTCAGCAGCGCGTCGTCGAGGCGGTGCGGGGCGTCCTCGGCAAGGACGTCGAATACCGGCGGGTCGAGTTCGTCGGTCCGAAAGTGGGCAGTGAGCTGATCCGGGCGGGGGTCATCTCCGTCCTTCTCGCGATGGCGTCGATAATGATCTATGTCTGGTTCCGGTTCGAATGGCAATTCGGCGTCTGTGCCGTGATTGCCCTTCTGCACGACGTTACCGCGACGGCCGGGATTTTTTCTCTCTTTCAGATGGAGTTCAACCTGACGACGGTGGCCGCTCTTCTTACGATCGCCGGCTATTCCATCAACGACACCGTGGTCATTTATGACCGGGTTCGCGAGAATCTGCGAAAATACAAGCGGATGCCGTTGGAGGAACTTTTCAACCTCAGCATCAATGAGACTCTGTCCCGCACCTTGCGGACCAGCACGACGACGCTGGTGGCCGTCTTGGCTCTTTACCTCTTCGGCGGCAAGGTCATTTCCGGCTTCAGCTTTGCAATGCTCTTTGGCATTATTGTTGGGACCTATTCGTCCATTTGCGTCGCGCTGCCAATGGTGCTCCACCTGAATATTCGCCGGGATGGCGAAGGTAGCGCGCAGGCGGTGGAGAAGGCGCCGGTCTGA
- a CDS encoding Mth938-like domain-containing protein — protein MNITPLLPEGTKIIQAYGDGRFRVSGNVHEGSVFVFSRHVLAWEVTRPEAVTWESFGPVIEAEEAVEILLFGSGKETYLLPKEIRARLREHGIAVETMDTGAACRTYNVLAAEERRVAAALIAVD, from the coding sequence TTGAATATCACGCCTCTCCTGCCGGAAGGCACGAAGATCATCCAGGCCTATGGCGACGGCCGTTTCCGTGTAAGCGGCAATGTTCACGAGGGTTCCGTTTTCGTCTTTTCACGCCACGTCCTCGCCTGGGAAGTAACACGGCCCGAGGCCGTCACGTGGGAAAGCTTCGGGCCGGTCATCGAGGCCGAAGAGGCGGTTGAGATTTTGCTGTTTGGATCTGGAAAGGAGACTTACCTCTTGCCGAAAGAGATACGCGCCCGCCTCCGCGAGCATGGCATCGCGGTCGAGACGATGGACACGGGCGCTGCCTGCCGGACTTACAACGTGCTGGCGGCCGAGGAACGCCGCGTGGCGGCCGCATTGATCGCGGTGGATTGA
- a CDS encoding urate hydroxylase PuuD, translated as MEYFNATWADFFIRYLHVLSGFMWIGLLWYFNFVQIPVAKALPAELKPAIGKHIAPKALFWFRWAALATIVFGLLLAWRSGYLANALALGLTESGDTQQTAIGIGMWLGLIMAFNVWFIIWPNQKRALGMVSASDQEKAASARTAMLTSRLNTALSIPMLYAMVSAQNLY; from the coding sequence ATGGAATACTTCAACGCCACGTGGGCGGATTTTTTCATCCGCTACTTGCACGTGCTGAGCGGCTTTATGTGGATTGGCCTTCTTTGGTACTTCAACTTCGTCCAGATTCCCGTGGCAAAGGCATTGCCGGCCGAACTGAAACCGGCCATCGGCAAGCACATCGCGCCCAAGGCGCTTTTCTGGTTTCGCTGGGCGGCGCTGGCGACAATCGTCTTCGGGCTGCTGCTGGCCTGGCGAAGCGGCTATCTCGCCAACGCCTTGGCCCTTGGATTGACGGAGAGCGGGGATACCCAGCAAACCGCGATCGGCATCGGCATGTGGCTGGGCCTGATCATGGCCTTCAACGTCTGGTTTATCATTTGGCCGAACCAGAAACGGGCGCTTGGCATGGTGTCGGCAAGCGACCAGGAAAAAGCCGCTTCCGCCCGCACCGCGATGCTGACATCGCGGTTGAACACCGCGCTTTCCATCCCGATGCTCTATGCAATGGTTTCGGCGCAGAACCTTTATTAG
- a CDS encoding DUF4399 domain-containing protein — protein sequence MQIMKNFIVLLGLSVMVGMAITLTGCEPKTPIGKVFFVTPKNGTTVRQTFAIVGGFESLKLTPAGTVNEKGGHLHLLIDTDLPPLDKPIPPGPAIDRTGHADMQGGQQFLHIASGASDIRVTLDPGEHTLQLLLGDHNHVPHDPPVFSEKITITVKPEREEVITKIPKGSGGERPDVSRGLE from the coding sequence ATGCAAATCATGAAGAATTTCATAGTTCTATTGGGCTTGAGCGTGATGGTCGGGATGGCCATAACACTCACGGGATGTGAACCGAAAACGCCTATCGGGAAAGTTTTCTTCGTAACGCCGAAAAATGGAACAACCGTCCGGCAGACCTTTGCCATTGTCGGAGGCTTTGAAAGCCTGAAACTGACGCCGGCCGGCACCGTCAATGAGAAAGGCGGGCATCTTCATCTTTTGATTGATACCGATCTGCCCCCGCTCGATAAGCCGATCCCACCCGGACCCGCGATTGACAGAACCGGCCACGCAGACATGCAGGGCGGCCAGCAGTTCCTGCACATCGCTTCCGGCGCATCGGACATCCGCGTGACTCTCGACCCGGGCGAGCACACCCTGCAGCTGCTGCTGGGCGACCACAACCACGTACCGCACGATCCGCCGGTTTTCTCGGAGAAGATCACGATCACGGTGAAACCGGAAAGAGAAGAAGTCATCACAAAAATTCCGAAAGGCAGCGGGGGAGAACGCCCCGACGTCTCGCGCGGTCTTGAATAG
- a CDS encoding squalene/phytoene synthase family protein encodes MARSSRFSYSYCAGQVRRFDPDRYLTTLFAPQDRREGLHALYAFNLEIARIPEVVTEPLIGAIRLQWWRETIADVYAGTPQRHAVVESLAKAVTECGLTRSYFDRLLEARSFDQDRHQPANLAELKTYAEATSVSLVHLALEILGVAASAAVDQAASGVGLSWALVGLLRAVPFHGRAGRLYLPADLLEANRVAARDIQLGKASDRLAGVAQTLAGEARAALGRARAVKAAIPRHALPALLLGALADSHLRVLERAGHNLFDPRVQRPALFHEAGLWLRARKGDY; translated from the coding sequence ATGGCAAGAAGCAGCCGATTTTCCTATTCTTACTGCGCGGGACAAGTTCGCCGCTTCGACCCGGACCGCTATCTCACCACGCTTTTCGCCCCGCAGGACCGCCGCGAGGGCCTGCACGCCCTTTATGCCTTCAACCTGGAAATCGCCCGCATCCCGGAAGTGGTGACGGAGCCTTTGATCGGCGCGATTCGCCTGCAATGGTGGCGGGAGACGATTGCGGACGTTTATGCGGGCACCCCGCAGCGGCACGCCGTCGTCGAATCGCTTGCCAAGGCCGTCACCGAGTGCGGTCTCACGCGGAGTTATTTTGATCGCCTGCTGGAAGCGCGTTCCTTCGATCAGGACCGCCACCAGCCCGCGAACCTCGCGGAGTTGAAGACTTATGCCGAGGCGACCTCGGTCAGCCTCGTTCACCTTGCGCTCGAAATTCTGGGCGTGGCGGCCAGCGCGGCGGTGGATCAGGCGGCCAGCGGAGTGGGTCTTAGCTGGGCGCTGGTTGGCTTGCTGAGGGCGGTGCCTTTCCATGGGCGCGCGGGCCGCCTTTATCTGCCGGCCGACTTGCTCGAAGCGAACAGGGTTGCGGCGCGGGATATTCAACTCGGGAAAGCCTCGGATCGCCTGGCCGGGGTCGCGCAAACGCTGGCTGGCGAGGCAAGGGCCGCGCTCGGCCGGGCGCGCGCCGTGAAGGCGGCCATTCCCCGGCACGCCTTGCCGGCCCTGCTGCTCGGCGCGTTGGCCGATTCCCATCTGCGTGTCCTTGAGAGGGCGGGGCATAACCTTTTCGACCCGCGCGTGCAGCGGCCTGCGCTCTTTCACGAAGCCGGGCTTTGGCTGCGCGCGCGAAAGGGCGACTACTGA
- the trmFO gene encoding methylenetetrahydrofolate--tRNA-(uracil(54)-C(5))-methyltransferase (FADH(2)-oxidizing) TrmFO yields MRAVHVVGGGLAGSEAAWQLAKAGVAVVLHEMRPAVATAAHVTANLAELVCSNSFRSDDAAANAVGLLHEEMRRCDSLILATADRHRLPAGGALAVDREGFAKAVTAAIGEHPKITLERGEVSGLPPKDWGAVIVATGPLTSDSLAQAIREVTGEEALAFFDALAPIVYRETIDFKKTWFQSRYDKGDGADYINCPFTKADYEAFVAGLLAGEKTEFHGWEKTTPYFEGCLPIEVLASRGIDTLRFGPMKPVGLREPRTGQRPYAVVQLRQDNALGTLYNLVGFQTKLKHGEQTRVFRQIPGLEKAEFARLGGLHRNTFLNSPKLLDGALRLKKAPYLRFAGQVTGVEGYVESAAIGLLAGRFAAAEAKGERPIPPPPTTALGALLNHITKDADAATFQPMNVNFGLFPPIVSDAPRKERRQATAARALRDLEAWLFSSLVAE; encoded by the coding sequence ATGAGGGCCGTCCATGTCGTCGGTGGAGGCTTGGCCGGAAGCGAGGCCGCCTGGCAACTCGCCAAGGCCGGCGTTGCCGTCGTCCTTCATGAAATGCGGCCCGCGGTGGCGACCGCCGCCCACGTGACGGCAAACCTGGCCGAGCTCGTCTGCTCGAACTCCTTCCGCTCAGACGACGCCGCCGCCAATGCCGTCGGCCTTTTGCACGAGGAGATGCGGCGGTGCGACTCCCTCATCCTCGCCACCGCCGATCGGCACCGCCTGCCCGCCGGCGGCGCCTTGGCCGTCGATCGCGAGGGCTTCGCGAAAGCCGTCACGGCGGCGATCGGGGAACACCCCAAGATCACGCTGGAACGCGGCGAGGTTTCGGGCCTGCCGCCCAAGGACTGGGGCGCCGTCATCGTGGCGACCGGACCGCTTACCTCGGATTCTTTGGCGCAGGCGATCCGCGAAGTAACCGGCGAGGAAGCGCTTGCCTTCTTCGACGCGCTCGCCCCCATCGTCTATCGGGAGACGATTGATTTCAAAAAGACCTGGTTCCAGTCCCGCTACGACAAGGGAGACGGTGCCGATTACATCAACTGCCCCTTCACGAAGGCCGATTACGAGGCCTTCGTCGCCGGGCTGTTGGCTGGTGAAAAAACTGAATTCCACGGCTGGGAGAAGACGACGCCTTATTTCGAAGGCTGTCTGCCGATCGAGGTGCTGGCGTCCCGCGGAATCGACACCCTCCGCTTCGGCCCCATGAAGCCGGTCGGCCTTCGGGAACCGCGCACCGGGCAGAGGCCATACGCCGTCGTCCAGCTGCGCCAGGACAACGCCCTTGGCACGCTCTACAACCTCGTCGGCTTCCAGACCAAGCTCAAGCACGGCGAGCAAACGCGGGTTTTCCGGCAAATCCCGGGGCTCGAAAAAGCTGAGTTCGCCCGCTTGGGCGGCCTGCACCGCAACACCTTCCTGAACAGCCCGAAGCTTTTGGATGGCGCCTTGCGGCTGAAAAAGGCGCCTTATTTGCGCTTCGCAGGCCAGGTGACCGGCGTTGAGGGTTATGTCGAAAGCGCCGCCATCGGCTTGCTAGCCGGCCGCTTCGCCGCAGCGGAAGCAAAAGGCGAACGACCCATTCCGCCGCCTCCGACGACGGCGCTGGGTGCCTTGCTCAACCACATCACCAAAGACGCCGATGCCGCGACTTTCCAACCGATGAACGTGAATTTCGGTCTCTTTCCGCCGATTGTTTCCGATGCGCCGCGGAAGGAACGCCGGCAGGCAACCGCGGCGCGGGCGCTTCGCGATCTCGAGGCCTGGCTTTTTTCTTCCCTCGTTGCCGAATAG